Proteins encoded together in one Pseudomonas sp. ADAK13 window:
- a CDS encoding formimidoylglutamate deiminase → MSAFFAERALLPNGWANDVRLEVSADGLLTQVEPNASADGAERLRGPVLAGMPNLHSHAFQRAMAGLAEVAGNPNDSFWTWRDLMYRMVGKISPDQLQVIARQLYIEMLKAGYTSVAEFHYVHHDVSGQPYADPAELSRQISQAAASSGIGLTLLPVLYSHSGFGGQAPNEGQRRFINSTEHYLNLQARLQPILAAQPAQQLGLCFHSLRAVTPQQISEVLAASDKACPVHIHIAEQQKEVDDCLAWSGKRPLQWLYDNVEVDQRWCLVHATHANPEEVTLMAKSRAIAGLCLTTEANLGDGIFPAVDFLAQGGRMGIGSDSHVSLSVVEELRWLEYGQRLRDQRRNRLYRSDQPMVGRTLFDAALDGGAEALGQPIGRLEVGKRADWLVLDGNDPYLATANEDGILNRWLFAGGDRQVRDVLVNGKWVIRDGHHAAEEDSSRAFTQVLRDLLG, encoded by the coding sequence ATGTCCGCTTTCTTTGCCGAACGCGCGCTGCTGCCTAATGGATGGGCCAATGATGTACGTCTTGAAGTCAGCGCCGACGGCCTGCTGACCCAGGTTGAGCCCAACGCCAGTGCAGACGGTGCCGAACGGCTGAGAGGCCCGGTCTTGGCGGGCATGCCGAACCTGCATTCCCATGCGTTCCAGCGGGCCATGGCCGGGCTGGCGGAAGTGGCCGGCAACCCGAATGACAGCTTCTGGACCTGGCGCGACTTGATGTATCGCATGGTGGGCAAGATCAGCCCCGACCAACTGCAGGTCATTGCGCGCCAGCTGTACATCGAGATGCTCAAGGCCGGCTACACCTCGGTGGCCGAATTTCACTACGTGCACCACGACGTCAGCGGCCAGCCCTATGCCGACCCTGCGGAGCTGTCGCGGCAAATCAGCCAGGCGGCCGCCAGCAGCGGTATCGGCCTGACGTTGTTGCCGGTGCTGTACAGCCATTCCGGTTTCGGCGGCCAGGCACCCAATGAAGGCCAGCGGCGCTTTATCAACAGCACCGAGCACTACCTGAACCTGCAGGCACGCCTGCAACCGATTCTGGCCGCGCAACCGGCGCAGCAACTGGGTCTGTGCTTCCACTCGCTGCGCGCCGTCACGCCACAACAGATCAGCGAAGTGCTGGCCGCCAGCGACAAGGCGTGCCCGGTACACATCCACATCGCCGAGCAGCAAAAGGAAGTCGACGACTGCCTGGCCTGGAGCGGCAAGCGTCCGCTGCAATGGCTGTATGACAATGTTGAAGTGGATCAGCGCTGGTGCCTGGTTCACGCCACCCATGCCAATCCGGAAGAAGTGACGTTGATGGCCAAGAGCCGGGCGATTGCCGGGCTGTGCCTGACCACCGAAGCCAACCTGGGCGACGGGATTTTCCCGGCGGTGGATTTCCTGGCCCAGGGCGGGCGCATGGGGATTGGTTCCGACAGCCACGTATCACTGAGCGTGGTGGAAGAACTGCGCTGGCTGGAATATGGGCAGCGCCTGCGGGACCAGCGGCGCAACCGGCTGTATCGCAGCGATCAGCCGATGGTCGGCCGTACGCTGTTCGATGCCGCGCTGGACGGCGGGGCCGAAGCGCTGGGGCAGCCGATTGGGCGCCTGGAAGTCGGCAAACGGGCTGATTGGCTGGTACTGGACGGCAACGATCCGTACCTGGCGACTGCGAACGAAGACGGGATTCTCAATCGCTGGCTGTTTGCCGGTGGTGATCGCCAGGTGCGGGACGTGCTGGTCAACGGGAAGTGGGTGATTCGCGACGGGCATCACGCGGCTGAAGAAGACAGCAGCCGGGCGTTTACTCAGGTCTTGCGGGATTTGTTGGGCTAA
- the hutU gene encoding urocanate hydratase, protein MTKPTKYRDVEIRAARGNTLTAKSWLTEAPLRMLMNNLDPQVAENPKELVVYGGIGRAARNWECYDQIVESLTHLNDDETLLVQSGKPVGVFKTHSNAPRVLIANSNLVPHWASWEHFNELDAKGLAMYGQMTAGSWIYIGSQGIVQGTYETFVEAGRQHYNDDLKGRWVLTAGLGGMGGAQPLAATLAGACSLNIECQQVSIDFRLNSRYVDEQATDLDDALARIAKYTREGRAISIALLGNAAEILPELVKRGVRPDMVTDQTSAHDPLNGYLPAGWTWDEYRARAKTEPAEVIKAAKQSMAVHVKAMLEFQKQGIPTFDYGNNIRQMAQEVGVENAFDFPGFVPAYIRPLFCRGIGPFRWAALSGDPQDIYKTDAKVKELIPDDAHLHNWLDMARERISFQGLPARICWVGLGQRAKLGLAFNEMVRSGELSAPVVIGRDHLDSGSVASPNRETESMQDGSDAVSDWPLLNALLNTASGATWVSLHHGGGVGMGFSQHSGMVIVCDGTDEAAERIARVLHNDPATGVMRHADAGYQIAIDCAKEQGLNLPMIK, encoded by the coding sequence GTGACCAAGCCTACGAAGTACCGTGACGTTGAAATCCGTGCCGCACGCGGCAACACGCTGACCGCCAAAAGCTGGCTGACTGAAGCGCCGCTGCGCATGCTGATGAACAACCTTGACCCGCAGGTTGCCGAAAATCCGAAAGAACTGGTGGTGTACGGCGGCATTGGCCGTGCCGCGCGCAACTGGGAATGCTACGACCAGATCGTCGAAAGCCTGACCCACCTCAATGACGACGAAACCCTGCTGGTGCAGTCCGGCAAACCCGTCGGCGTGTTCAAGACCCACAGCAACGCGCCGCGCGTGCTGATCGCCAACTCCAACCTGGTACCGCACTGGGCGAGCTGGGAGCATTTCAACGAACTGGATGCCAAGGGCCTGGCCATGTACGGCCAGATGACCGCCGGCAGCTGGATCTACATCGGCAGCCAGGGCATCGTGCAGGGCACCTACGAAACCTTCGTCGAAGCCGGTCGCCAGCATTACAACGATGACCTCAAGGGCCGTTGGGTCCTGACTGCCGGCCTCGGCGGCATGGGCGGCGCCCAGCCACTGGCCGCGACCCTGGCCGGTGCCTGCTCGCTGAACATCGAATGCCAGCAGGTCAGCATCGACTTCCGCTTGAACAGCCGTTATGTCGACGAGCAAGCCACCGACCTCGACGACGCCCTGGCGCGCATCGCCAAATACACCAGGGAAGGCCGCGCGATCTCCATCGCCCTGCTGGGCAACGCGGCGGAAATCCTGCCGGAACTGGTCAAGCGCGGCGTGCGCCCGGACATGGTCACCGACCAGACCAGCGCTCACGACCCGCTTAACGGCTACCTGCCCGCCGGCTGGACCTGGGACGAGTACCGCGCCCGCGCCAAGACCGAACCGGCCGAAGTGATCAAGGCCGCCAAGCAGTCGATGGCGGTGCACGTCAAGGCCATGCTTGAGTTCCAGAAACAAGGCATCCCGACGTTCGACTACGGCAACAACATCCGTCAGATGGCGCAAGAAGTGGGCGTGGAAAACGCCTTCGACTTCCCGGGTTTCGTACCGGCCTACATCCGTCCGCTGTTCTGCCGTGGCATCGGCCCGTTCCGTTGGGCTGCGCTGTCGGGCGACCCGCAAGACATCTACAAGACCGACGCCAAAGTCAAAGAGCTGATCCCGGACGACGCCCACCTGCACAACTGGCTGGACATGGCCCGCGAGCGCATCAGCTTCCAGGGCCTGCCGGCGCGTATCTGCTGGGTTGGCCTGGGCCAGCGCGCCAAGCTCGGCCTGGCGTTCAACGAAATGGTGCGCAGCGGCGAGCTGTCGGCACCGGTGGTGATCGGCCGCGACCACCTGGACTCCGGCTCGGTGGCCAGCCCCAACCGTGAAACCGAATCGATGCAGGACGGTTCCGACGCCGTGTCCGACTGGCCACTGCTCAACGCCTTGCTCAACACCGCCAGCGGCGCGACCTGGGTTTCGTTGCACCACGGCGGCGGCGTCGGCATGGGCTTCTCCCAGCACTCGGGCATGGTGATTGTCTGCGACGGTACCGACGAAGCCGCCGAGCGTATCGCCCGCGTGCTGCACAACGACCCGGCGACCGGCGTGATGCGTCATGCGGATGCGGGTTACCAGATCGCGATCGATTGCGCCAAGGAGCAGGGGTTGAACCTGCCGATGATCAAATAA
- the hutC gene encoding histidine utilization repressor yields the protein MLLFHLQGFPVPTPPAKSPLAAHMDESPAPLYARVKQMISQQILNGNWPPHYRVPSESELVNQLGFSRMTINRALRELTAEGLLVRMQGVGTFVAEPKSQSALFEVHNIADEIASRGHRHTCKVITLGEEAAGSERAVALEMREGGRVFHSLIVHYENDIPVQIEDRFVNALVAPEYLQQDFTQQTPYAYLNQVAPLTEGEHVVEAILADAHECKLLQIETSEPCLLIRRRTWSGRQPVTAARLIHPGSRHSLEGRFSK from the coding sequence ATGCTTCTTTTTCACTTACAAGGATTTCCTGTGCCGACTCCGCCCGCCAAGTCTCCACTGGCTGCCCACATGGACGAAAGTCCGGCGCCCTTGTATGCCCGCGTCAAACAGATGATCAGCCAGCAGATTCTCAACGGCAACTGGCCGCCGCACTACCGCGTGCCGTCGGAAAGCGAGTTGGTCAACCAGTTGGGCTTCAGCCGCATGACCATCAACCGCGCCTTGCGCGAGTTGACGGCCGAAGGCCTGCTGGTGCGAATGCAGGGCGTGGGCACGTTTGTCGCCGAGCCCAAGAGCCAGTCGGCCCTGTTTGAGGTGCACAACATTGCCGATGAGATCGCCTCCCGCGGCCATCGCCATACGTGCAAAGTCATCACCCTCGGTGAGGAAGCGGCCGGTTCCGAGCGCGCCGTCGCCCTGGAAATGCGCGAAGGAGGGCGGGTGTTCCACTCGCTGATCGTGCACTACGAAAACGACATTCCGGTGCAAATCGAAGACCGTTTCGTCAACGCCCTGGTAGCGCCGGAATACCTGCAGCAGGATTTTACCCAGCAAACGCCTTATGCCTACCTCAACCAGGTGGCGCCGCTGACCGAAGGCGAGCACGTGGTGGAAGCGATCCTCGCCGACGCCCATGAGTGCAAGCTGCTGCAAATCGAAACCAGCGAGCCGTGCCTGTTGATTCGCCGCCGGACCTGGTCTGGCCGCCAGCCGGTAACGGCCGCGCGTTTGATCCACCCCGGTTCCCGTCATAGCCTGGAAGGACGTTTCAGTAAATGA
- a CDS encoding HutD/Ves family protein, which produces MSSMKVWRATDYVRMPWKNGGGSTEEITRDAGEGLDGFGWRLSIADIAESGGFSTFAGYQRIITVLQGSGMVLTVDGEEQRGLLPLQPFPFKGDSQVSCRLIGGPIRDFNLIYSPQRYQARLQWMDGTQRFFSAAHTVLVFSVADEVKVLGERLNRHDCLQVDGNTGLLDVSVTGRCCVIELTSAA; this is translated from the coding sequence ATGAGTTCGATGAAAGTCTGGCGCGCCACCGATTACGTCCGCATGCCGTGGAAAAACGGCGGCGGCAGCACTGAAGAAATCACCCGTGATGCAGGCGAGGGCCTGGACGGTTTTGGCTGGCGCCTGTCGATTGCCGATATCGCCGAGTCGGGCGGGTTCTCTACCTTCGCCGGGTACCAGCGCATCATCACCGTGCTGCAAGGCTCGGGCATGGTGCTGACGGTGGATGGCGAGGAACAGCGCGGGTTGTTACCGCTGCAGCCGTTCCCGTTCAAGGGTGACAGCCAGGTGTCCTGCCGATTGATCGGCGGCCCGATTCGCGATTTCAACCTGATCTATTCACCGCAGCGCTATCAGGCGCGGTTGCAGTGGATGGACGGTACGCAGCGCTTCTTCAGTGCCGCGCACACCGTGCTGGTATTCAGTGTGGCCGACGAGGTGAAGGTGCTCGGTGAGCGGCTGAACCGTCATGACTGCCTGCAAGTGGACGGTAACACCGGCCTGCTGGACGTCAGCGTCACCGGCCGTTGCTGCGTCATCGAACTGACCTCAGCTGCTTAA
- a CDS encoding type II toxin-antitoxin system Phd/YefM family antitoxin, which translates to MKLSSQIKPISYLKSHTAEIVKNLTESREPLVITQNGEAKLVVMDVKSFEEQEETMALLKLLALGNRQIELGQFQEMEDVFAELDRDEAQ; encoded by the coding sequence ATGAAACTCTCATCCCAGATCAAACCTATCAGCTACTTGAAAAGCCACACCGCCGAGATTGTGAAAAACCTCACTGAAAGCCGCGAACCGTTGGTCATCACTCAAAATGGTGAGGCCAAGCTGGTTGTGATGGATGTGAAGAGTTTTGAAGAGCAAGAAGAGACCATGGCTCTGTTAAAGCTACTCGCTTTGGGAAACCGCCAGATTGAATTGGGTCAGTTTCAAGAAATGGAGGACGTGTTCGCAGAGCTGGACAGGGACGAAGCACAATGA
- a CDS encoding type II toxin-antitoxin system RelE/ParE family toxin has product MNFRVEILHSAKSDLKEIKSYLTRQFSAASWQQTYDSLKQALRRIETQPYAGSMPEEIERLNLSQYRQVVCEMNRIIYEVRDKTIYVHIIADTRKNLQSLLLKRLIQ; this is encoded by the coding sequence ATGAATTTCAGGGTTGAGATTCTTCATTCTGCTAAATCTGATCTCAAAGAAATCAAGTCCTATCTGACCCGCCAATTTTCCGCAGCATCCTGGCAACAAACCTATGATTCATTGAAGCAAGCTTTGCGCCGCATCGAAACCCAGCCTTACGCGGGCTCAATGCCAGAAGAGATTGAGAGGCTCAACCTCAGTCAGTACCGGCAGGTCGTGTGTGAAATGAATCGGATTATTTATGAAGTCAGAGATAAAACCATCTACGTCCATATCATCGCGGACACACGGAAAAACCTGCAGTCGCTGCTGCTGAAACGCCTTATTCAATAA
- a CDS encoding lipocalin family protein: protein MMRFVLYLCASLFLAGCASHSGDDLQPKTVGSVNLKRYQGTWYELARLPMYFQRNCAQSEARYTLLPDGNMSVFNRCLTPEWKWQEAKGTATPQVAGKTDKLWVEFNNWFTSLLPGVAKGDYWVLYVSDDYKTAIVGSPSRRYMWLLSRTPTVSADTREDLLSRARQQGYDTTRLIWRTSDKQMAKTSQ, encoded by the coding sequence ATGATGCGTTTTGTTTTATACCTCTGTGCCAGCCTGTTTTTGGCGGGCTGCGCCAGCCATTCTGGCGATGATCTGCAACCCAAGACGGTTGGCAGCGTGAACCTCAAGCGTTACCAGGGCACCTGGTATGAGTTGGCCCGTCTGCCGATGTACTTCCAGCGCAATTGTGCGCAGTCCGAAGCCCGCTACACGTTGTTGCCCGATGGCAACATGTCGGTGTTCAACCGCTGCCTGACGCCTGAATGGAAGTGGCAGGAAGCCAAGGGCACAGCAACGCCGCAGGTCGCCGGCAAGACTGACAAACTGTGGGTCGAATTCAATAACTGGTTCACCTCGCTGTTGCCGGGCGTGGCCAAGGGCGATTACTGGGTGCTGTACGTCAGCGATGACTACAAGACCGCCATTGTCGGCAGCCCGAGCCGGCGCTACATGTGGTTGTTGTCCCGCACGCCGACCGTCAGCGCCGACACTCGCGAAGACCTGCTGAGCAGGGCGCGGCAACAGGGGTATGACACTACCCGGTTGATCTGGCGGACGTCGGACAAGCAGATGGCAAAGACTTCGCAGTAA